The Aminiphilus circumscriptus DSM 16581 genome contains a region encoding:
- a CDS encoding ABC transporter substrate-binding protein: MKKFAIVLACAVLCLFVGTALAEEVVKIGHTVSLTGGASMWGQSEKRALEMLIEKLNAEGGVLGKKIVLVSYDNRNDAVEAVNVARRLVEDGVVAVIGPAQSGNAIASAPIFEKAQIPMVVTTATNPYVTLDKKTGKIRPFAFRPCFIDPFQGTVAARFAFRDLKAKTASILYDVGSDYGQWLAKYFEEAFVKEGGKVVAKEAFRTDELDYRAQLGKMKELNPDVIFIPTSQKEAAMAAKQARDLGIKAVLLGTDNWGSPDLIELGGSAIDGGFFVNLTDLADPDIQDFVAEYRQKFGEDPVLPNPVMAQDALLLIVDSIKRANSFEGPKIAEAMANTVGLKVTSGTLTIDPTTHDPLDKPAVIQKVDVTNNSFPFHMKFYPQDVK, from the coding sequence ATGAAAAAGTTCGCGATAGTTCTCGCCTGTGCCGTGTTGTGTCTCTTCGTCGGTACCGCCCTTGCGGAGGAAGTCGTCAAGATCGGACACACCGTCTCTCTCACGGGAGGAGCCTCCATGTGGGGGCAGTCCGAGAAGCGGGCACTGGAGATGCTCATCGAAAAACTCAATGCCGAAGGCGGTGTGCTAGGCAAGAAAATCGTCCTCGTCTCCTACGACAACCGGAACGACGCGGTGGAAGCGGTGAACGTGGCACGGCGCCTCGTGGAGGACGGTGTCGTGGCCGTCATCGGCCCCGCCCAGAGCGGCAATGCCATCGCCTCGGCACCGATTTTCGAAAAGGCGCAGATTCCCATGGTGGTCACCACCGCCACGAACCCCTACGTGACGCTGGACAAGAAGACCGGAAAGATCCGTCCCTTCGCCTTCCGCCCCTGCTTCATCGATCCCTTCCAGGGAACCGTGGCGGCTCGTTTCGCCTTCCGCGACCTCAAGGCGAAGACCGCGAGCATCCTGTACGACGTTGGAAGCGATTACGGCCAGTGGCTCGCCAAATATTTCGAGGAGGCCTTCGTCAAGGAAGGCGGCAAGGTCGTCGCCAAGGAGGCCTTCCGCACGGATGAACTCGACTACCGGGCGCAGCTCGGCAAGATGAAGGAACTCAATCCCGACGTGATCTTCATCCCCACCAGCCAGAAGGAAGCGGCCATGGCGGCCAAACAGGCCCGGGATCTCGGTATCAAGGCGGTGCTCCTCGGCACGGACAACTGGGGCAGCCCAGATCTGATCGAACTCGGCGGTAGTGCCATCGACGGCGGCTTCTTCGTGAACCTCACGGACCTCGCGGATCCGGACATTCAGGACTTCGTCGCGGAATATCGCCAGAAGTTCGGCGAGGACCCGGTCCTTCCAAACCCCGTCATGGCCCAGGACGCGCTCCTGCTCATCGTGGACTCCATCAAGCGGGCGAATTCCTTTGAAGGCCCCAAGATCGCCGAGGCCATGGCCAACACGGTTGGACTCAAGGTCACCAGTGGCACGCTCACCATCGACCCCACCACCCATGATCCTCTGGACAAGCCCGCAGTGATCCAGAAGGTGGACGTGACGAACAACTCTTTCCCCTTCCACATGAAGTTCTATCCCCAGGACGTGAAGTAG
- a CDS encoding branched-chain amino acid ABC transporter permease, with the protein MLLQTLITGLSIGGIYALMAVGYSLVFSVLNFSNFAHGAVIMLGAYIGLGVVRFLAPALLPAVAIAMIGAGLLAVLNERLAYSLLRRRKAPSLYLMISAMGCAVLLENLVYATIGSRFYAYPEFFATSVVTLAGSTVSLLDLFAFIFSIGAIGGLHLFLTRTKTGIAIRAGVADMTMCSLMGVNLDRLIAVVFFLAGAFAGVAGIFLGIKYLVYPTMGWITNKAYIAAVIGGLGSLPGALIGGLILGIVETLVSTYISSVYRDLFSFGLLIALLLYLPNGLLGRETGEKV; encoded by the coding sequence ATGCTCCTGCAGACGCTCATCACGGGACTGTCCATCGGAGGGATCTACGCCCTCATGGCTGTCGGCTATTCTCTCGTCTTCAGCGTGCTCAACTTCAGCAACTTCGCCCACGGCGCAGTGATCATGCTCGGCGCCTACATCGGACTCGGGGTGGTTCGCTTTCTCGCTCCGGCCCTTCTTCCCGCGGTGGCCATCGCCATGATCGGCGCGGGCCTCCTCGCGGTTCTCAACGAGCGTCTCGCCTACTCCCTGCTCCGACGACGCAAGGCTCCCTCCCTCTACCTCATGATCAGCGCCATGGGATGCGCCGTCCTGCTGGAAAATCTCGTGTACGCCACCATCGGATCCCGTTTCTACGCCTACCCGGAGTTCTTCGCCACGTCGGTGGTGACCCTCGCGGGAAGCACCGTGAGCCTCCTGGATCTCTTCGCCTTCATTTTTTCCATCGGCGCCATCGGAGGACTGCATCTCTTCCTTACCCGCACCAAGACAGGAATCGCCATCCGCGCGGGCGTGGCGGACATGACCATGTGCTCCCTCATGGGGGTGAACCTGGACCGCCTCATCGCCGTGGTCTTCTTCCTCGCCGGAGCGTTCGCCGGTGTGGCGGGCATCTTCCTCGGCATCAAGTACCTGGTCTATCCCACCATGGGATGGATCACCAACAAAGCCTACATCGCCGCCGTCATCGGAGGGCTGGGAAGCCTTCCGGGGGCACTCATCGGCGGGCTCATTCTCGGCATCGTGGAAACCCTCGTCTCCACCTATATTTCCAGCGTCTATCGCGATCTCTTCAGCTTCGGCCTGCTCATCGCCCTGTTGCTCTATTTGCCCAACGGTCTCCTGGGACGCGAGACAGGAGAAAAGGTATGA